A genomic window from Armatimonadota bacterium includes:
- a CDS encoding SDR family oxidoreductase gives MSSPAELFSLHGRAALVTGGSRGLGLEIAEGLGQAGARVAITARRREWLDAAASRLRALDVDCLAVSGDVADSRDVQRVVEEVTRRFGTIDILVNAAGRAWGAPAEEMPLEKWHEVMEANATGTFLMCQAVGRGMIARRYGRIINVASLAGLAGQPAEVMDAVAYSASKGAIIALTRDLAVKWARHGITVNAIAPGWFPTRLSEKVIERAGQAITAMIPMGRIGRPGEVKGAAVFLASEAASYITGQVFAIDGGLLAL, from the coding sequence ATGTCGTCCCCGGCCGAGCTGTTCTCCCTGCACGGCCGCGCCGCGCTGGTCACCGGCGGCTCCCGGGGCCTCGGTCTGGAGATCGCCGAGGGGCTGGGGCAGGCCGGCGCGCGGGTGGCCATCACGGCCCGGCGGCGCGAGTGGCTGGATGCCGCCGCCTCGCGGCTGCGGGCCCTGGATGTCGACTGCCTGGCCGTCAGCGGAGATGTGGCGGACAGCCGGGATGTCCAGCGCGTAGTGGAGGAGGTGACGCGTCGATTCGGCACCATCGACATCCTGGTCAACGCCGCGGGCCGGGCCTGGGGCGCGCCCGCGGAGGAGATGCCGCTGGAGAAGTGGCATGAGGTGATGGAAGCGAACGCCACGGGGACCTTCCTGATGTGCCAGGCCGTGGGGCGCGGCATGATCGCCCGGCGCTACGGCCGGATCATCAACGTGGCCTCGCTGGCCGGGCTGGCCGGCCAGCCGGCCGAGGTGATGGACGCCGTGGCCTACAGCGCCAGCAAAGGGGCGATCATCGCCCTGACCAGAGATCTGGCCGTGAAGTGGGCCCGCCACGGCATCACCGTGAACGCCATCGCACCGGGATGGTTCCCCACCCGCCTGTCGGAGAAGGTCATCGAGCGGGCCGGGCAGGCCATCACGGCGATGATCCCCATGGGGCGGATCGGCCGCCCCGGCGAAGTGAAGGGCGCGGCCGTGTTCCTGGCCTCGGAGGCGGCCAGCTACATCACCGGCCAGGTGTTCGCCATTGACGGAGGGCTGCTGGCGCTGTGA
- a CDS encoding thiolase family protein, with protein sequence MNAAVIVQAVRTPIGRRGGALSEIRADDLLAAVLQEVVARAGIDPGAVEDVIAGCVTQVGEQGANVARTAALLAGFPVEVAAVSVNRQCGSSHQAIHFAAQAIESGDAGVVIAAGVESMSRVKLGADYGEWNPRLLERYRLVHQGVAAEMLVRRYGLTREECDRYSLESHRRAAQATDEGRFHREILPVAGKDGVTVTADEGIRRDTSLEKLAALQPAFDPQGVITAGNSSQISDGAAALLLMSERRAQELGCRPRARLVSRAVVGSDPVIMFTGVVPATRRALARAGMRLDDMDVVEISEAFAPVVLAWAADLEPEMTRVNPNGGAIALGHPVGASGARLATTLLHELERRGGRYGLQVVCIGWGMATATVIERL encoded by the coding sequence GTGAACGCGGCCGTCATCGTCCAGGCAGTGCGCACGCCGATCGGGCGGCGCGGCGGGGCGCTGTCCGAGATCCGCGCCGACGACCTGCTGGCCGCGGTGCTGCAGGAGGTCGTGGCCCGGGCGGGGATCGACCCGGGGGCCGTCGAGGACGTCATCGCCGGCTGCGTGACGCAGGTGGGCGAGCAGGGCGCCAACGTGGCGCGGACGGCGGCGTTGCTGGCCGGCTTTCCCGTGGAGGTCGCCGCCGTCTCCGTCAACCGGCAGTGCGGCAGCAGCCATCAGGCCATCCACTTCGCCGCGCAGGCCATCGAAAGCGGCGACGCCGGGGTGGTCATCGCCGCCGGGGTGGAAAGCATGAGCCGCGTGAAGCTCGGGGCGGACTACGGCGAGTGGAACCCCCGCCTCCTGGAGCGCTACCGGCTGGTACACCAGGGCGTGGCCGCCGAGATGCTGGTCCGCCGCTACGGCCTGACACGGGAGGAGTGCGACCGCTACAGCCTCGAGTCCCACCGGCGCGCCGCGCAGGCCACCGACGAGGGGCGGTTCCACCGGGAAATCCTCCCCGTCGCGGGGAAAGACGGGGTCACGGTCACCGCCGACGAGGGCATCCGCCGGGACACCTCGCTGGAAAAACTGGCCGCGCTCCAACCGGCCTTCGATCCCCAGGGGGTGATCACAGCAGGCAACTCCTCGCAGATCAGCGACGGCGCGGCGGCGCTGCTGCTGATGAGCGAGCGGCGCGCGCAGGAGCTCGGGTGCCGCCCGCGGGCCCGCCTCGTCTCCCGCGCCGTCGTGGGGAGCGATCCCGTGATCATGTTCACCGGCGTCGTCCCCGCCACCCGCAGGGCGCTGGCCCGCGCCGGGATGCGGCTCGACGACATGGACGTGGTGGAGATCAGCGAGGCCTTCGCCCCGGTGGTCCTGGCCTGGGCGGCGGACCTGGAGCCGGAGATGACCCGCGTCAACCCCAACGGCGGCGCCATCGCCCTGGGGCACCCCGTGGGCGCCTCGGGGGCGCGTCTGGCCACGACCCTGCTCCACGAACTCGAGCGCCGCGGCGGCCGGTACGGCCTGCAGGTCGTGTGCATCGGCTGGGGGATGGCCACGGCCACGGTGATCGAGCGACTCTGA
- a CDS encoding MBL fold metallo-hydrolase, which yields MQVHRIELPTPFPVGPVNAYLLEGDPLTLIDAGPKTEAARAALEDGLARAGRRVEEIRRIILTHGHTDHFGNAVWIRDRSGAEIYAHPAEGPKLAGARWVGDHLRRHFLLSGLPDAFLTAFLDRMRAVRTLFDPVTEFRPLQDGATVEIAGDGWRVLHCPGHSIGHVCLFHLDGVLIAGDLLLADISPNPVVEFTEDGRRIAMLPRYLQSLRRILLLNCERAHPGHGATIGNPGARIRELISHHEQRKEEIYRRLGRRPKTLFELTGELYQHLDEINLTLALSEVIGHLDLLAEEKRVQAVRRGVAFGFRAR from the coding sequence ATGCAGGTGCACCGGATCGAACTGCCTACGCCGTTTCCCGTCGGACCGGTCAACGCCTACCTCCTGGAGGGCGATCCGCTGACGCTAATCGACGCCGGCCCCAAGACGGAGGCGGCCCGGGCGGCGCTCGAGGACGGCCTGGCCCGCGCTGGCCGGAGGGTGGAGGAGATCCGCCGCATCATTCTCACCCACGGCCACACCGATCACTTCGGCAACGCGGTATGGATCCGGGACCGCTCCGGCGCGGAGATCTACGCCCACCCCGCCGAAGGGCCGAAACTGGCCGGCGCACGCTGGGTCGGCGATCACCTGCGGCGGCACTTCCTCCTCTCCGGTCTCCCCGACGCCTTCCTGACGGCGTTCCTGGACCGGATGCGCGCGGTGCGGACGCTGTTCGATCCGGTGACGGAGTTCCGTCCGCTCCAGGACGGCGCCACGGTGGAGATCGCCGGTGACGGCTGGCGCGTCCTGCACTGTCCGGGTCATTCCATCGGGCATGTGTGCCTGTTCCACCTGGACGGAGTCCTGATCGCGGGAGACCTCCTCCTGGCCGATATCAGTCCCAACCCCGTTGTGGAGTTCACGGAGGACGGGCGGCGCATCGCCATGCTCCCCCGCTACCTGCAGTCGCTGCGGCGGATTCTGCTGCTCAACTGCGAGCGGGCGCATCCCGGCCACGGCGCAACGATCGGCAACCCCGGGGCCCGGATCCGGGAACTCATCAGCCACCACGAGCAGCGCAAAGAAGAGATCTACCGCCGCCTGGGGCGCCGGCCCAAGACCCTGTTCGAGCTGACCGGGGAACTCTATCAGCACCTGGACGAGATCAACCTGACCCTGGCCCTCTCCGAAGTCATCGGTCACCTCGATCTGCTCGCGGAGGAGAAGCGCGTCCAGGCCGTCCGCCGGGGCGTCGCCTTCGGGTTCCGCGCCCGCTGA
- a CDS encoding beta-ketoacyl-ACP synthase III, whose product MASAPVRAAIQGLGVCIPSRVLTNDDLARRVDTTDEWITARTGIKRRHIADPDQTTSDLAVAAGEQALAEADIAAEDLDLIIVGTATPDMFFPATACLVQDRLGARRAGAFDLLAACSSFVYGLISAAQLIQAAVVRHVLVIGAETLSRLIDWDDRRTCVLIGDGAGAAVLGPATHGRGIHSGRVGADGSAGEVLKVPAGGSRLPITREAIARKLHRATMDGQAVFKLAVRTIPELIRATVRQAGWRLADVDRFVPHQANLRIIESIRDQLGVSLEKFVVNIQEYGNTSAASVPIALWEAVRSRQIREGDRVVLAAFGGGFTYAACALVWGR is encoded by the coding sequence ATGGCGTCGGCACCCGTGCGCGCGGCGATCCAGGGGCTCGGGGTCTGCATTCCCTCCAGGGTCCTCACCAACGACGACCTGGCCCGCAGGGTGGACACCACCGACGAGTGGATCACCGCCCGCACCGGCATCAAGCGCCGGCACATCGCCGACCCCGATCAGACCACTTCGGATCTGGCGGTGGCGGCCGGGGAACAGGCCCTGGCCGAAGCCGACATCGCGGCCGAAGACCTGGACCTGATCATCGTCGGGACGGCGACGCCGGACATGTTCTTTCCGGCCACCGCCTGCCTGGTGCAGGACCGCCTGGGCGCCAGACGGGCGGGGGCCTTTGACCTCCTGGCGGCGTGCTCGAGCTTCGTCTACGGGCTCATCTCCGCGGCGCAGCTGATCCAGGCCGCAGTGGTCCGCCACGTCCTGGTCATCGGTGCGGAGACCCTGAGCCGTCTCATCGACTGGGACGACCGCCGCACCTGCGTCCTGATCGGCGACGGGGCGGGGGCCGCCGTGCTGGGACCGGCGACCCACGGGCGCGGCATCCACAGCGGCAGGGTCGGCGCGGACGGCTCGGCCGGCGAGGTGCTCAAGGTCCCCGCGGGGGGCTCGCGCCTGCCGATTACCCGCGAGGCCATCGCGCGCAAACTGCACCGCGCCACCATGGACGGGCAGGCCGTGTTCAAGCTGGCCGTCCGCACCATCCCGGAGCTGATCCGCGCCACGGTCCGGCAGGCCGGCTGGCGTCTGGCCGACGTGGACCGGTTCGTCCCCCACCAGGCCAACCTGCGCATCATCGAGTCGATCCGCGACCAGCTGGGCGTGAGTCTTGAGAAGTTCGTCGTGAACATCCAGGAGTACGGGAACACCTCGGCGGCCAGCGTGCCCATCGCCCTGTGGGAAGCGGTGCGGTCCCGGCAGATCCGCGAGGGCGACCGCGTGGTGCTGGCCGCCTTCGGCGGCGGCTTCACCTATGCCGCCTGCGCTCTCGTCTGGGGCCGTTAG
- a CDS encoding DEAD/DEAH box helicase, with protein sequence MTPPPFHPLVSRWFADRLGRPTLPQEQGWTHIAAGRDTLIAAPTGSGKTLAAFLWTLNTLVTAAAEGRLPDETLTVYVSPLRALANDIQKNLLEPLAEIRRAAADRGLDLRDIRVAVRTGDTPAGERTRMLRRPPHILITTPESLYILLTAEGSRRFLRTAKTVIVDEIHAVAGDKRGSHLALSLERLDLLAGRRLQRIGLSATQKPIEEIAQLLVGAARRTAAGRPDCALVDVGHRREWELSIEIPHQPLTHLATHELWGEIYDRIVRHVRAHRTTLIFVNTRRLAERVAHHLTIRLGEGKVATHHSSLSRRTRLEAERRLKAGELPVIVATASLELGIDIGHVDLVIHLGAPRALATLLQRVGRSGHWLGATPKGIIVPLTRDELVQSAAAIRAARAGQLDRVLIPSKPLDVLAQQIVATVAAQEMTESDLLALIRRAYPYRDLSDGEYEQVLAMLSDGIADRRGRAGAFLHRDRVHGLLRARRGARMAAITSGGAIPDVADYDVIEDPSGAFVGKVNEDFAVESMTGDIFLLGNTSWRIRRIESGRVRVENAHGAPPSIPFWTGEAPARTRELSDAVSDLRAQVASRLADPGAAARWLMEETGIEAAGAEQIVAYLRETEAVLGTVPTQQTIVAERFFDEAGGMQLVLHAPFGGRINRAWGLALRKRFCLTFDFELQAAATDDGIVLSLGEQHSFPLESVFAFVRSRTAREDLIQAVLASPMFTNRWRWNTNRALAVLRFQGGRRVPMAIQRMRADDLLAAVFPDQVACQDNRSGPVTPPDHPLVRETILNCLHEATDLDGLVEIVQRLERGEIRTVAVDTPVPSPMSHEIVNANPYAFLDDAPLGERRARAVTLRRTDPDLARRAGALDPAAIDEVRAQAWPDVRNADELHDVLLTLGLLPEGDAEPWAALAGEVVAGGRATVAQWTDERGDERRAYVAAERYRQARAVLPGARFEPEITHPLLWSGNTEPARDDVIRGIVQGWMQVVGPTTAAALAARLGLPVFDVAVALAALEGGGAVLRGRFTPDAAQAGGEGADHEWCDRRLLSRIHRLTLGRLRREIDPVAPAEFMRFLFRWQHVQPGTQLHGRDGVAEVIGQLQGLELPAPAWEESILPSRVRLYDPADLEYLTLSGAVTWGRLTVGGSEEGEEKRPGRHRQMPGRSSPLAFTLREDLPVFFDLSRDLEDSLRGLSPAAGDVARFLAQRGASFLTDIVTGTRRMPSEVEEALWELVAHGVVSGDGVAGLRRLLQGGARRRRQHRLRRPAGVRAHGRSLPVGRWALWRPAADVRREEREQRIARQLLRRYGVVFRDLLFRERLAPPWRALVQIYRQWEAQGQIRGGRFVAGLSGEQFALPEAVEALRAVRRAPEDSDVVVISSADPCNLIGVILPGTRVPVSSGLAIAFKNGIPAEVAPLGALLSRLRSERAIRGI encoded by the coding sequence CGCACAGGGGATACGCCGGCGGGGGAGCGCACCCGGATGCTGCGCCGCCCGCCGCACATCCTGATCACCACGCCGGAGTCGCTGTACATTCTTCTCACCGCGGAAGGCAGCCGGCGCTTTCTGCGGACGGCCAAGACCGTCATCGTCGATGAGATCCACGCCGTGGCGGGGGACAAGCGGGGGAGTCACCTGGCCCTCAGTCTGGAGCGGCTCGATCTCCTGGCCGGTCGTCGCCTGCAGCGCATCGGGCTGTCCGCCACCCAGAAGCCGATCGAGGAGATCGCGCAGTTGCTGGTCGGCGCGGCGCGCCGCACCGCCGCGGGCCGTCCCGACTGCGCCCTCGTGGACGTGGGCCACCGCCGCGAGTGGGAGCTGAGCATCGAGATTCCCCACCAGCCGCTGACGCACCTGGCCACGCACGAACTGTGGGGCGAGATCTACGACCGGATCGTCCGGCACGTCCGCGCCCACCGGACGACCCTCATCTTCGTCAACACCCGCCGCCTGGCCGAACGCGTGGCGCACCACCTGACGATACGCCTGGGCGAGGGCAAGGTGGCCACGCACCACAGCAGCCTGTCCCGCCGGACCAGGTTGGAGGCGGAGCGCCGCCTCAAAGCGGGCGAACTCCCGGTGATCGTAGCCACGGCCTCGCTCGAGCTCGGCATCGACATCGGGCATGTCGATCTGGTCATCCATCTCGGCGCGCCGCGCGCCCTGGCCACCCTGCTGCAGCGCGTCGGCCGCTCGGGGCACTGGCTCGGGGCCACGCCGAAGGGGATCATCGTCCCGCTGACGCGCGACGAACTGGTCCAGTCCGCGGCCGCCATCCGGGCAGCGCGCGCCGGCCAGTTGGACCGGGTCCTCATCCCGAGCAAACCCCTCGATGTGCTGGCGCAGCAGATTGTCGCCACGGTGGCCGCTCAGGAGATGACGGAGTCCGACCTGCTGGCCCTCATCCGCCGGGCCTATCCCTACCGTGACCTCAGCGACGGCGAGTATGAACAGGTGCTGGCGATGCTCTCCGACGGGATCGCCGACCGCCGCGGTCGGGCCGGAGCCTTCCTGCACCGCGACCGGGTGCACGGCCTGCTGCGGGCGCGGCGGGGGGCCCGGATGGCGGCGATCACGTCCGGCGGGGCGATTCCTGATGTCGCCGACTACGACGTGATCGAGGATCCCTCCGGCGCCTTCGTCGGCAAGGTCAACGAGGATTTTGCGGTCGAAAGCATGACCGGAGACATCTTCCTGTTGGGGAACACCTCCTGGCGCATCCGCCGGATCGAGTCGGGGCGGGTGCGGGTGGAGAACGCCCACGGCGCTCCGCCCAGCATCCCGTTCTGGACAGGGGAGGCACCGGCGCGAACGCGGGAACTCTCCGATGCGGTGTCCGACCTCAGGGCCCAGGTCGCCTCGCGCCTGGCCGACCCGGGCGCCGCCGCGCGGTGGCTGATGGAGGAGACCGGGATCGAGGCGGCGGGGGCCGAGCAGATCGTCGCCTATCTCCGGGAGACCGAGGCCGTGCTGGGGACGGTCCCGACCCAGCAGACCATCGTCGCCGAGCGCTTCTTCGACGAGGCCGGCGGGATGCAGCTGGTGCTGCATGCGCCCTTCGGCGGCCGGATCAACCGCGCCTGGGGCCTGGCCCTGCGCAAACGCTTCTGCCTGACCTTTGACTTCGAGCTGCAGGCCGCGGCCACCGACGACGGCATCGTGCTCTCGCTGGGCGAGCAGCACAGCTTTCCACTGGAGAGCGTCTTCGCCTTCGTTCGCTCCCGGACCGCCCGGGAGGACCTGATCCAGGCGGTGCTGGCCTCCCCGATGTTCACGAACCGCTGGCGGTGGAACACCAACCGCGCCCTGGCCGTGCTGCGCTTCCAGGGCGGCCGGAGGGTGCCGATGGCCATCCAGCGCATGCGGGCAGACGACCTGCTGGCCGCGGTGTTCCCCGACCAGGTGGCCTGTCAGGACAACCGCAGCGGGCCCGTCACGCCGCCCGACCATCCGCTGGTCAGGGAGACCATCCTGAACTGTCTGCACGAGGCGACGGATCTGGACGGGCTCGTGGAGATCGTGCAGCGCCTCGAGCGCGGGGAGATCCGCACCGTCGCCGTGGACACGCCGGTGCCCTCCCCGATGTCCCACGAGATCGTCAACGCCAACCCCTACGCCTTCCTGGACGACGCGCCGCTCGGAGAGCGCCGGGCCCGCGCCGTGACGCTGCGCCGCACCGATCCCGACCTGGCCCGCCGTGCGGGGGCCCTCGATCCGGCCGCCATCGACGAGGTCAGGGCGCAGGCCTGGCCCGACGTCCGGAACGCCGACGAGCTGCACGACGTCCTGCTGACGCTGGGCCTGCTCCCCGAAGGCGATGCGGAGCCGTGGGCGGCGTTGGCCGGCGAGGTTGTCGCCGGAGGGCGTGCCACGGTGGCGCAGTGGACGGATGAACGCGGCGACGAGCGCCGGGCCTACGTCGCGGCGGAGCGATACCGCCAGGCGCGCGCGGTCCTTCCCGGCGCCCGATTTGAGCCGGAGATCACGCATCCCCTGCTCTGGTCGGGCAATACCGAACCCGCCCGGGATGATGTCATCCGCGGGATCGTGCAGGGGTGGATGCAGGTGGTCGGACCGACGACGGCCGCCGCGCTGGCCGCCAGGCTGGGCCTCCCCGTCTTTGATGTCGCCGTCGCGCTGGCCGCCCTCGAAGGCGGCGGCGCGGTCCTTCGCGGCCGATTCACCCCGGATGCGGCACAGGCCGGGGGGGAGGGTGCAGACCATGAGTGGTGCGACCGGCGTCTGTTGTCCCGCATCCACCGGCTGACGCTCGGGCGATTGCGCCGCGAGATCGACCCCGTGGCGCCCGCCGAATTCATGCGCTTTCTGTTCCGCTGGCAGCACGTGCAGCCCGGCACCCAGCTGCACGGCCGGGACGGCGTGGCCGAGGTCATCGGCCAGCTGCAGGGGCTGGAGCTGCCGGCGCCCGCCTGGGAGGAATCCATCCTTCCTTCGCGCGTCCGACTGTACGATCCGGCCGACCTCGAATACCTCACCCTCTCCGGCGCGGTCACCTGGGGCCGCCTCACCGTCGGCGGTTCGGAGGAGGGTGAGGAGAAGCGGCCGGGACGCCACCGCCAGATGCCCGGACGCAGCTCACCCCTCGCCTTCACCCTGCGCGAGGACCTGCCGGTCTTCTTCGACCTCTCCCGAGACCTCGAGGACTCCCTGCGGGGGCTCTCCCCGGCCGCCGGCGATGTGGCGCGCTTCCTCGCCCAGCGGGGGGCGTCCTTCCTGACCGACATCGTCACGGGGACGCGGCGGATGCCCTCCGAGGTCGAAGAGGCGCTGTGGGAACTGGTGGCCCACGGCGTGGTCTCCGGCGACGGCGTCGCGGGGCTCCGCCGGCTCCTGCAGGGCGGCGCCCGACGCCGGCGGCAGCACCGGCTGCGCCGGCCTGCCGGTGTGCGCGCGCACGGGCGCTCCCTCCCGGTGGGACGGTGGGCGCTGTGGCGGCCCGCCGCCGACGTGCGGCGCGAAGAGCGGGAGCAGAGGATCGCCCGGCAGCTGCTGCGCCGGTACGGCGTCGTCTTCCGCGACCTGCTGTTCCGCGAACGGCTCGCCCCGCCCTGGCGCGCGCTCGTTCAGATCTACCGGCAGTGGGAGGCGCAGGGGCAGATCCGCGGCGGCCGGTTCGTGGCCGGCCTGAGCGGCGAGCAGTTCGCCCTGCCGGAGGCGGTGGAAGCGCTGCGGGCCGTGCGCCGGGCCCCCGAGGATTCGGACGTCGTGGTCATCTCCTCCGCCGACCCGTGCAACCTAATCGGGGTGATCCTCCCGGGCACGCGGGTGCCCGTCTCCTCCGGACTGGCCATCGCCTTCAAGAACGGTATTCCGGCGGAGGTCGCCCCGCTGGGAGCCCTCCTCAGCCGCCTCCGCAGCGAGCGCGCGATCCGGGGCATCTAG